A single window of Pseudomonas benzenivorans DNA harbors:
- a CDS encoding CpaF family protein, producing MSVSEAEVPGIDLRRLRQLLHQRLIESIELGESETLADSAALRGRIEGLIERLEEDLGRAIEAPTRLVLGEQVLQEVQGLGPLAPLMIDPSVSDILINGPHDVWVDRRGQLSRTELEFDNEAHLRRFLDRLVAAQGKHLDSNCPAVDARLPDGSRLHAMIPPLCAKGPVVSIRRFIEAQDSAEALVDNAMLSRAMLDLLGLAVNAGLNILIAGGAAAGKTTLLNGISQFIPAGERVITIEESAELQLRHPHVVTLEARQGNSEGRGQVDLRMLLRNALRMRADRIIVGEVRGHEVFEMLQAMTVGHDGSLSTVHANSPEDALKRLESLALLADVGLPREAIREIIGSAIQLVVQVARFRDGSRCVTSIGEVFADQGSLRVHEVFRFRPDSLDAHGAAHELALNRHGRHLPGAQRPSFLATLGQRGYAVPGSLQALYAAAGEEGADD from the coding sequence ATGTCAGTCAGCGAAGCGGAAGTGCCCGGCATCGACCTGCGCCGCCTGCGCCAGCTGCTCCACCAGCGCCTGATCGAGTCGATCGAGCTGGGCGAGAGCGAGACGCTCGCCGACAGCGCGGCGCTGCGCGGGAGGATAGAGGGGCTGATCGAGCGGCTCGAGGAGGATCTGGGCCGCGCTATCGAGGCGCCCACTCGCCTGGTGCTCGGCGAGCAGGTGCTGCAGGAGGTGCAGGGGTTGGGGCCACTGGCGCCGCTGATGATCGACCCCAGCGTCTCGGACATTCTGATCAACGGCCCCCATGACGTCTGGGTCGACCGTCGCGGCCAGCTCAGCCGCACCGAGCTGGAGTTTGACAACGAGGCGCATCTGCGGCGCTTTCTCGATCGCCTGGTGGCCGCCCAGGGCAAGCACCTGGACAGCAACTGCCCGGCCGTGGACGCCCGCCTGCCCGACGGCAGCCGCCTGCACGCGATGATTCCGCCGCTCTGCGCCAAGGGACCGGTGGTGTCGATCCGCCGCTTCATCGAGGCCCAGGACTCGGCCGAGGCCCTGGTCGACAACGCCATGCTCAGCCGGGCGATGCTCGACCTGCTGGGCCTGGCGGTCAACGCCGGGCTGAACATCCTGATCGCCGGCGGCGCGGCGGCGGGCAAGACCACCCTGCTCAACGGCATCTCGCAGTTCATCCCGGCGGGAGAGCGGGTGATCACCATCGAGGAGTCGGCGGAACTTCAGCTGCGTCACCCCCATGTGGTGACCCTGGAGGCGCGCCAGGGCAACAGCGAGGGGCGCGGCCAGGTGGACCTGCGCATGCTCCTGCGCAACGCCCTGCGCATGCGGGCCGACCGCATCATCGTCGGCGAGGTGCGCGGTCACGAGGTGTTCGAGATGCTCCAGGCCATGACCGTGGGGCACGACGGCAGCCTCTCCACCGTGCACGCCAACAGCCCCGAGGACGCCCTCAAGCGCCTGGAGTCCCTGGCCCTGCTGGCCGATGTCGGCCTGCCTCGCGAGGCGATTCGCGAGATCATCGGCTCGGCCATTCAGCTGGTCGTCCAGGTTGCGCGATTTCGCGATGGCAGCCGCTGCGTCACCAGCATCGGCGAGGTGTTCGCGGACCAGGGCAGCCTGCGGGTGCACGAAGTCTTCCGCTTTCGGCCCGATTCGCTCGATGCCCACGGCGCCGCCCACGAGCTGGCGCTGAATCGACACGGCCGGCACCTGCCGGGCGCGCAGCGTCCGAGTTTTCTGGCCACCCTGGGCCAGCGCGGCTATGCCGTGCCGGGCAGTCTGCAGGCGTTGTATGCGGCGGCGGGCGAGGAGGGCGCAGATGACTGA
- a CDS encoding tetratricopeptide repeat protein, producing the protein MNSTLRLALALALILLGGCGTFGQQRTQATEDPNVQVDRVLAHYRATLASGLACQTATEGWSEPVDCDGLLREVMQLYAAFPHNERVIMLAAVLAEQSGRSPQAAYLLDQLLGGHKPRPEAAVLRSRIAMEEGNLALARTLLKQQIRLNPRHPHLYETLAAVHYLDRNYAAALHSLSMSERVGAPGWRAAYHRGLIYEQQNRNAAACQQYRLAAAGNPQFLAPESRLVSLSGGAACNPNAAALGG; encoded by the coding sequence ATGAACTCCACACTACGGCTAGCCCTGGCCCTGGCGCTGATCCTGCTCGGCGGTTGTGGCACCTTCGGCCAGCAGCGCACCCAGGCCACCGAGGACCCGAACGTCCAGGTCGACCGGGTCCTGGCCCACTACCGCGCCACCCTGGCCAGCGGTCTGGCCTGTCAGACCGCGACCGAGGGCTGGAGCGAGCCGGTCGACTGTGACGGCCTGCTGCGCGAAGTGATGCAGCTGTACGCAGCCTTCCCGCACAACGAGCGGGTGATCATGCTGGCGGCGGTGCTGGCCGAGCAATCCGGCCGGTCGCCCCAGGCCGCCTACCTGCTGGACCAGCTGCTCGGCGGCCACAAGCCGCGCCCGGAGGCCGCCGTACTGCGCAGCCGGATCGCCATGGAGGAGGGCAATCTGGCCCTGGCGCGGACCCTGCTCAAGCAGCAGATCCGCCTCAACCCCCGTCACCCTCACCTGTACGAGACCCTGGCGGCGGTGCATTACCTGGATCGCAACTACGCCGCCGCCTTGCACAGCCTGAGTATGTCCGAGCGGGTGGGCGCGCCCGGCTGGCGCGCGGCCTACCACCGCGGGCTGATCTACGAGCAGCAGAACCGCAACGCTGCCGCTTGCCAGCAATATCGCCTGGCCGCCGCGGGCAACCCGCAGTTTCTCGCCCCCGAGAGTCGTCTGGTCAGTCTCTCCGGCGGCGCGGCCTGCAACCCGAATGCCGCGGCCCTGGGAGGTTAG
- a CDS encoding pilus assembly protein N-terminal domain-containing protein has protein sequence MPAPVQAGLTFVEDASGRRSAAFRDLIQWTHSRLLFDKELKRVAIGQEKTLEVEILGGRELLVLAKSVGRTTLIVWYADGSSETYLFSVTEDLSVLRSALRDIHSGIRLEPAPDRPALVLRGKVPTVEYKLAAEAAARHYLGVRQPNGSGVTAQDPAQNLSAALQMVVAAQDGSRAADSGFRLGAQSLNADSRVAVINLIQVETLPKAMEAKIRDAIAPLGGGGVRVRRVMQGDIADDYADTLILEGEVRDQVTLTRVLNVASRLFLGDQALPAGLSDVAVIADESGGLLDQRGSTKAAASLISGLDGGSSGIHDNDLRANVGRAKLLSLANGRLLSVIEVRDLPQVRVSVQIHEVNRNRLHSWRPDLSLVTQGYNTEGLFGLGGLGQIQPDSSTVENALQIIGGSLTNNLQIGSSRLAFDLLFSLMEQEGISKTLSRPTLMVLAGESAVFSVGGEVPVPTAFAPTGLRSGDEVGNNTPGVFSGTSFKSFGVQLKVRAMVDENDRITLDVNPTVSAPDTLLTRQISGSTGSNLNSTAFNTRSISTTTRLRDGQPLILGGLVSSEQSTQEDFTPGINEIPLLGRLAESSSDSGQDRELIIVVTPTLVRETQSDVHLWAFPSPLDLAQRALQPGLPLARQEEQ, from the coding sequence ATGCCTGCTCCCGTGCAGGCCGGCCTGACCTTCGTCGAGGATGCCAGCGGGCGCCGTTCCGCGGCGTTCCGCGACCTGATCCAGTGGACCCATTCGCGGCTGCTGTTCGACAAGGAACTCAAGCGCGTGGCGATCGGCCAGGAGAAGACCCTGGAGGTGGAGATCCTCGGCGGCCGCGAACTGCTGGTGCTGGCCAAGAGCGTCGGACGTACCACCCTGATCGTGTGGTATGCCGATGGCAGCAGCGAGACCTACCTGTTCAGCGTCACCGAGGACCTGTCGGTGCTGCGCAGCGCCCTGCGCGACATCCATTCCGGCATCCGTCTGGAGCCGGCGCCGGATCGGCCGGCCCTGGTGTTGCGCGGCAAGGTGCCCACGGTCGAGTACAAGCTCGCCGCCGAAGCGGCCGCCCGCCACTACCTGGGGGTGCGCCAGCCGAACGGTAGCGGCGTGACGGCGCAGGACCCGGCGCAGAACCTGTCCGCCGCCCTGCAGATGGTGGTGGCGGCCCAGGACGGCAGCCGCGCCGCCGACAGCGGCTTCCGCCTCGGGGCGCAGAGCCTCAACGCCGATAGCCGGGTGGCGGTGATCAACCTGATCCAGGTCGAGACCCTGCCCAAGGCCATGGAGGCGAAGATCCGCGATGCCATCGCCCCCCTCGGCGGCGGAGGCGTGCGGGTCCGCCGGGTGATGCAGGGCGATATCGCCGACGACTACGCCGACACCCTGATCCTCGAGGGCGAGGTACGCGACCAGGTGACCCTGACCCGGGTGCTCAACGTGGCCTCGCGCCTGTTCCTCGGCGATCAGGCGTTGCCCGCCGGGCTGTCGGACGTGGCGGTGATCGCCGACGAGTCCGGCGGCCTGCTCGACCAGCGCGGTTCGACCAAGGCCGCGGCCTCGCTGATCAGCGGCCTGGACGGTGGTAGCAGCGGCATTCACGACAACGACCTGCGCGCCAATGTGGGCCGGGCCAAGCTGCTGTCGCTGGCCAACGGCCGCCTGCTGTCGGTGATCGAGGTGCGTGACCTGCCCCAGGTCCGGGTCTCGGTGCAGATCCACGAGGTCAACCGCAATCGCCTGCACAGCTGGCGCCCTGACCTGAGCCTGGTCACCCAGGGCTACAACACCGAGGGCCTGTTCGGCCTGGGTGGCCTGGGCCAGATCCAGCCGGACAGCTCCACCGTGGAGAATGCCCTGCAGATCATCGGCGGCTCGCTGACCAACAACCTGCAGATCGGTAGCAGCCGCCTGGCCTTCGACCTGCTGTTCTCGCTGATGGAGCAGGAGGGCATCTCCAAGACCCTGTCGCGCCCGACCCTGATGGTGCTGGCCGGCGAGTCCGCGGTGTTCAGCGTCGGCGGCGAGGTGCCGGTGCCCACGGCGTTCGCCCCGACCGGGCTGAGGAGTGGCGATGAAGTCGGCAACAACACCCCGGGGGTGTTCAGCGGCACCAGCTTCAAGTCCTTCGGGGTGCAGCTGAAGGTGCGCGCCATGGTCGACGAGAACGACCGCATCACCCTGGACGTCAACCCGACCGTGTCGGCCCCCGATACCCTGCTGACCCGGCAGATCTCCGGCAGCACCGGCAGCAACCTCAACAGCACCGCCTTCAACACCCGCAGCATCAGCACCACCACCCGCCTGCGCGACGGCCAGCCGCTGATCCTTGGCGGCCTGGTCTCCAGCGAGCAGTCGACCCAGGAAGACTTCACCCCCGGGATCAACGAGATTCCCCTGCTCGGGCGCCTGGCCGAATCCTCCAGCGACAGCGGCCAGGACCGCGAGCTGATCATCGTGGTGACCCCCACCCTGGTGCGCGAAACCCAGAGTGACGTGCACCTGTGGGCCTTCCCGTCCCCCCTCGATCTGGCGCAGCGGGCCTTGCAGCCCGGCCTGCCGCTGGCCCGCCAAGAGGAGCAATAA
- a CDS encoding OmpA family protein: MRTASLLIGVLLAGCAGQEPVSPSADPVHEPAPRSHALATLGAYAHDRDPRELLQPRHWPSGRSLDRAASTMRSCAGQPGHYQLIARLSPFEHAEGKLPGAVRGELAALAQALLRQPFGPSVLVAGHTDSAGSAAYNQRLSERRAQAVARELERQGLPRTRLQTLGFGEHAPMHPLLVSDVAPLNRRVEIFSYLPLQSSREASAPCLQAVQRIGALPTAVPTSAEVTK; the protein is encoded by the coding sequence ATGAGAACCGCCAGTCTGTTAATAGGCGTCTTACTCGCCGGGTGCGCCGGGCAGGAACCGGTCTCGCCGAGCGCCGATCCTGTCCATGAGCCGGCCCCTCGCAGCCATGCCCTGGCGACCCTGGGCGCCTATGCCCACGACCGTGACCCGCGCGAGTTGCTGCAGCCCCGACACTGGCCGTCTGGCCGGTCGCTCGACCGGGCCGCCAGCACAATGCGCAGCTGCGCGGGGCAACCCGGCCACTATCAGCTGATCGCTCGCCTCAGCCCCTTCGAGCACGCCGAGGGGAAGCTGCCCGGCGCGGTGCGCGGTGAACTGGCAGCGCTCGCCCAGGCGCTGTTGCGCCAGCCCTTCGGCCCCAGCGTGCTGGTGGCCGGCCACACCGACTCCGCCGGCAGCGCGGCCTACAACCAGCGCTTGTCCGAGCGGCGCGCCCAGGCCGTGGCCCGTGAGCTGGAGCGCCAGGGCCTGCCCCGGACCCGCCTGCAAACCCTGGGCTTCGGTGAGCACGCGCCCATGCATCCGCTGCTGGTTAGCGATGTGGCCCCTTTGAACCGGCGGGTGGAGATCTTCAGCTACCTGCCGCTCCAGTCCTCCCGTGAGGCCTCCGCGCCTTGCCTGCAGGCCGTGCAGCGCATCGGTGCGCTACCCACGGCCGTGCCCACTAGCGCCGAGGTGACGAAATGA
- a CDS encoding LysR family transcriptional regulator encodes MSHTLPDLKLLRIFVSVVRHQGFAAAQQELNLSTSAISTYMGQLEGQLGLSLCHRGRGGFSLTSKGELFYQETLRLLGELEGFERYSAALKGELRGTLNLGVLDTTVSDPALPLAEVIGAYSQEHPAVHLHLSVMSPYELQLAVLENRLDLAISACPTRMNGLVYQPLYREQHWLYCSDRHPLFGERRIPEEVVTQQRMVGRGYWSQTELARHGFKHSAATVESMEAQLILVLSGAYIGYLPEHYAQHWVERERLRVLQPTTFGYQAPFSLILRRGRSRDALIQTFRDLLKAQLNSQ; translated from the coding sequence ATGAGCCACACCTTGCCCGACCTCAAATTGCTGCGCATCTTCGTCAGCGTGGTGCGCCACCAGGGGTTCGCCGCGGCGCAGCAGGAGTTGAACCTGTCGACTTCGGCGATCAGCACCTATATGGGCCAGCTCGAAGGACAGCTCGGCCTGAGCCTCTGCCATCGCGGCCGCGGCGGCTTCAGCCTGACCAGCAAGGGCGAGCTGTTCTACCAGGAAACCCTGCGCCTGCTCGGCGAGCTGGAAGGTTTCGAGCGCTATTCCGCGGCGCTCAAGGGCGAGCTGCGCGGCACCCTCAACCTGGGCGTGCTGGACACTACGGTCAGCGATCCGGCGCTACCGCTGGCCGAGGTGATTGGTGCATACAGCCAGGAGCACCCGGCCGTGCACCTGCACCTGTCGGTGATGAGCCCCTACGAATTGCAGCTGGCGGTGCTGGAGAACCGCCTGGACCTGGCCATCAGCGCCTGCCCGACGCGTATGAACGGCCTGGTCTATCAGCCGCTTTACCGTGAGCAGCACTGGCTGTATTGCAGCGATCGCCACCCGTTGTTCGGCGAACGGCGCATTCCTGAGGAAGTAGTGACCCAGCAGCGGATGGTCGGCCGTGGCTACTGGAGCCAGACTGAACTGGCCCGTCACGGTTTCAAGCACAGCGCGGCGACGGTGGAGTCGATGGAGGCACAGTTGATCCTGGTGCTCTCCGGCGCCTATATCGGCTACCTGCCGGAGCACTATGCGCAGCACTGGGTCGAACGCGAGCGCTTGCGCGTACTGCAGCCCACGACCTTCGGCTACCAGGCGCCGTTCTCCCTGATCCTGCGCCGCGGGCGTTCCCGGGACGCGCTTATCCAGACCTTCCGCGACCTGCTCAAGGCCCAGCTCAACAGCCAATAA
- the speB gene encoding agmatinase, with the protein MDKILHQPLGGNEMPRFGGIATMMRLPHIQNDEEMRQLDAAFVGVPLDIGTSLRSGTRFGPREIRAQSVMIRPYNMATGAAPFDSLNIADIGDVAINTFNLLDAVRIIEESYDKIVELGIIPLTLGGDHTITLPILRALKKKHGKIGLVHIDAHADVNDHMFGEKIAHGTTFRRAVEEDLLDCDRVVQIGLRAQGYTAEDFNWSRKQGFRVVQAEECWHKSLAPLMEEVRAKVDGGPVYLSFDIDGIDPAWAPGTGTPEIGGLTTIQAMEIIRGCQDLQLIGCDVVEVSPPYDTTGNTSLLGANLLYEMLCVLPGVQRR; encoded by the coding sequence ATGGACAAGATTCTGCACCAGCCCCTGGGCGGCAACGAAATGCCCCGCTTCGGCGGCATCGCCACCATGATGCGTCTGCCCCATATCCAGAACGACGAGGAAATGCGCCAGCTGGATGCCGCCTTCGTCGGCGTGCCGCTGGACATCGGCACCTCGCTGCGCTCCGGCACCCGCTTCGGTCCCCGCGAGATCCGCGCCCAGTCGGTGATGATCCGCCCCTACAACATGGCCACCGGCGCCGCGCCGTTCGACTCCCTGAACATCGCCGACATCGGCGATGTGGCGATCAATACCTTCAACCTGCTGGACGCGGTGCGCATCATCGAGGAGTCCTACGACAAGATCGTCGAGCTCGGCATTATTCCGCTGACCCTGGGTGGCGACCACACCATCACCCTGCCGATCCTCCGCGCGCTGAAGAAGAAGCACGGCAAGATCGGTCTGGTGCACATCGATGCGCATGCCGATGTGAATGACCATATGTTCGGCGAGAAGATCGCCCACGGCACCACCTTCCGCCGCGCCGTCGAGGAAGACCTGCTCGATTGCGACCGCGTGGTGCAGATCGGCCTGCGCGCACAGGGCTACACCGCCGAGGACTTCAACTGGAGCCGCAAGCAGGGCTTCCGCGTGGTCCAGGCCGAAGAGTGCTGGCACAAGTCCCTGGCCCCGCTGATGGAAGAAGTCCGTGCCAAGGTCGACGGTGGTCCGGTCTACCTGAGTTTCGACATCGACGGCATCGACCCGGCCTGGGCACCCGGCACCGGCACGCCGGAGATCGGCGGCCTGACCACCATCCAGGCGATGGAGATCATCCGTGGCTGCCAGGATCTGCAGCTGATCGGCTGCGACGTGGTGGAAGTCTCCCCGCCCTACGACACCACCGGCAACACCTCGTTGCTGGGTGCCAACCTGCTGTACGAAATGCTCTGCGTGTTGCCCGGCGTGCAGCGTCGCTGA
- a CDS encoding YjiH family protein encodes MNNEETLIAGDEPQPTTHAFNMRQLLIFLIPSLLGVLLFLTPIVYDGKVTIGLGVMADALKAAFAASLPAIAVALLGFSAVVGLFASLFKPRWITERHALNELFNLHPFWLALRVVGALFAAMTFWEFGPEWIWSAYTGGVVLKDLAPVLITFFLVAGLILPLLTDFGLMEFCGTLVRNVFRKVFGLPGRSAIDAIASWLGSGTVGVLITAQQYQKGFYSAREAAVIATNFSIASIAFSLLITSFMKLDHLFVPFYLTVVVAGLAAAIITPRIPPLSWKKDEYVAGVGKQIKEDVPAGTSLLRWGVLQAVKRANSNPSPAQMVKVGVHNVVDIWLGLLPLVMAIGTVSLAIAEYTPIFNWLSAPIVPLLELLQLPEAAKAAPAMLVGFADMFLPAVLGKGIESELTRFVVACVSLTQLIYMSEVGVLIIKAKLPLNLLELFVIFILRTLITLPIIALMAHWIVG; translated from the coding sequence ATGAATAATGAAGAAACCCTGATCGCCGGCGATGAGCCACAACCCACCACCCACGCCTTCAACATGCGCCAGCTGCTGATCTTCCTGATCCCCTCGCTGCTCGGCGTGCTGCTGTTCCTCACCCCCATCGTCTACGACGGCAAGGTCACCATCGGCCTGGGCGTCATGGCCGATGCACTGAAGGCAGCCTTCGCCGCCTCGCTACCGGCCATCGCCGTCGCCCTGCTGGGCTTCTCGGCCGTTGTCGGCCTGTTCGCCAGCCTGTTCAAGCCGCGCTGGATCACCGAACGCCACGCGCTCAACGAGCTGTTCAACCTGCATCCGTTCTGGCTGGCCCTGCGGGTGGTCGGCGCGCTGTTCGCCGCCATGACCTTCTGGGAGTTCGGCCCGGAATGGATCTGGAGCGCCTACACCGGCGGCGTGGTGCTCAAGGACCTGGCCCCGGTGCTGATCACCTTCTTCCTGGTCGCCGGCCTGATCCTGCCGCTGCTCACCGACTTCGGCCTGATGGAATTCTGCGGCACCCTGGTGCGCAACGTCTTCCGCAAGGTGTTCGGCCTGCCCGGCCGTTCGGCCATCGACGCCATTGCCTCCTGGCTCGGCTCCGGCACCGTCGGCGTGCTGATCACCGCCCAGCAGTACCAGAAAGGCTTCTACAGCGCCCGGGAAGCGGCGGTGATCGCCACCAACTTCTCCATCGCCTCGATCGCCTTCAGCCTGCTTATCACCAGCTTCATGAAGCTCGACCACCTGTTCGTGCCCTTCTACCTGACGGTGGTGGTAGCCGGTCTGGCGGCGGCGATCATCACCCCGCGCATCCCGCCGCTGTCGTGGAAGAAGGACGAGTACGTCGCCGGCGTCGGCAAGCAGATCAAGGAAGACGTGCCCGCCGGCACCTCGCTGCTGCGCTGGGGTGTGCTGCAGGCGGTGAAACGCGCCAACAGCAACCCGTCACCGGCACAGATGGTCAAGGTCGGCGTGCACAACGTGGTGGACATCTGGCTCGGCCTGCTGCCGCTGGTCATGGCCATCGGCACCGTCTCCCTGGCGATCGCCGAGTACACGCCGATCTTCAACTGGCTGTCCGCCCCCATAGTGCCGTTGCTGGAGCTGCTGCAGCTGCCGGAAGCGGCCAAGGCGGCGCCGGCGATGCTGGTGGGCTTTGCCGACATGTTCCTGCCGGCGGTACTGGGCAAGGGCATCGAGAGCGAGCTGACCCGCTTCGTGGTGGCCTGCGTGTCGCTGACCCAGCTGATCTACATGTCGGAAGTGGGCGTGCTGATCATCAAGGCCAAGCTGCCGCTGAACCTGCTGGAGCTGTTCGTGATCTTCATCCTCCGCACCCTGATCACCCTGCCGATCATCGCGCTGATGGCGCACTGGATCGTCGGCTGA
- a CDS encoding 5-guanidino-2-oxopentanoate decarboxylase, with amino-acid sequence MTTCGEFLVKQLEAWGVDTVFGIPGVHTVELYRGLPHSGIRHITPRHEQGAGFMADGYARVSGKPGVCFIITGPGMTNILTAMAQAYADSIPMLVISSVNERERLGLGKGYLHELPNQRALVAGVSAFSHTLMSVEELPSVLARAFAVFEGERPRPVHIELPLDIITASAEQMRVLPKPRVSRATPCIEQLREAAARLRAAQRPLLLLGGGCTDAQAEARALAAALDAPTALTINAKGLLPPGHPLLLGSNQSLVPVRQLALEADVVLAIGTELGETDYDVVFDGNFRIAGELIRIDIDAQQLLRNHAPSLAIQGDARLAMQQLLAELPARPADPHSAGARRTAAVQAQLAEDFTGWAHYRQLFDSVLSALPEARFVGDSTQTVYSGNHLVELDGARRWFNSSTGYGTLGYGLPAAIGAKLAEPERPVICLIGDGGLQFTLPELASAVEAGVGIIVLLWNNAGYGEIKRYMEKRAIPPLGVDIYTPDFLALARGFGCAAERARDHAHLQQLLREAPEDRPLLIEIAEAPPFHP; translated from the coding sequence ATGACTACCTGCGGCGAATTTCTCGTCAAGCAACTCGAAGCCTGGGGCGTCGACACCGTGTTCGGCATCCCCGGCGTGCATACCGTCGAGCTCTACCGCGGCCTGCCCCACAGCGGCATTCGCCATATCACCCCGCGCCACGAGCAAGGCGCCGGCTTCATGGCCGACGGCTACGCCCGGGTCAGCGGCAAGCCCGGGGTGTGCTTCATCATCACCGGCCCGGGCATGACCAATATCCTCACCGCCATGGCCCAGGCCTATGCCGACTCGATCCCGATGCTGGTGATTTCCAGCGTCAACGAGCGCGAACGCCTCGGCCTCGGCAAGGGCTACCTGCACGAGCTGCCCAATCAGCGCGCGCTGGTGGCCGGCGTTAGCGCCTTCAGCCATACCCTGATGAGTGTCGAGGAACTGCCGAGCGTGCTGGCCCGCGCCTTCGCCGTGTTCGAGGGCGAGCGGCCGCGGCCGGTGCATATCGAGCTGCCGCTGGACATCATCACCGCCAGCGCCGAACAGATGCGCGTGCTGCCCAAGCCCAGGGTGTCCCGGGCGACGCCATGCATAGAGCAACTGCGCGAAGCGGCGGCCCGGCTGCGCGCTGCCCAGCGCCCGCTGCTGCTGCTCGGCGGCGGCTGCACCGATGCCCAGGCCGAGGCCCGCGCCCTGGCCGCCGCCCTGGATGCGCCGACCGCCCTGACCATCAACGCCAAGGGCCTGCTGCCGCCCGGCCACCCCCTGCTGCTGGGCAGCAACCAGTCCCTGGTGCCGGTGCGCCAGTTGGCCCTGGAGGCCGACGTGGTGCTGGCCATCGGCACCGAGCTGGGCGAAACCGACTACGACGTGGTGTTCGACGGCAACTTCAGGATCGCCGGCGAGCTGATCCGCATCGACATCGACGCCCAGCAACTGCTGCGCAACCATGCCCCGAGCCTGGCGATCCAGGGCGACGCGCGCCTGGCCATGCAGCAGCTGCTGGCCGAACTGCCGGCGCGCCCAGCCGACCCGCACAGCGCCGGCGCCCGCCGCACTGCAGCCGTGCAGGCGCAGCTGGCCGAGGACTTCACCGGCTGGGCGCACTACCGCCAGCTGTTCGACAGCGTGCTGAGCGCCCTGCCCGAGGCGCGCTTCGTCGGCGACTCGACCCAGACGGTGTACAGCGGCAATCACCTGGTCGAACTGGACGGCGCGCGCCGCTGGTTCAATTCCTCCACCGGCTACGGCACCCTCGGCTACGGCCTGCCGGCGGCCATCGGCGCCAAGCTGGCGGAGCCCGAGCGGCCGGTGATCTGCCTGATCGGCGACGGCGGCTTGCAGTTCACCCTGCCCGAGCTGGCCAGCGCAGTGGAGGCCGGGGTCGGCATCATCGTGCTGCTGTGGAACAACGCCGGCTACGGCGAGATCAAGCGCTACATGGAGAAGCGCGCCATCCCCCCCCTCGGCGTCGACATCTACACCCCGGACTTCCTCGCCCTGGCCCGCGGCTTCGGCTGCGCCGCCGAGCGCGCCCGCGACCACGCCCATCTGCAGCAGTTGCTGCGCGAGGCCCCGGAGGACCGCCCTCTGCTGATCGAGATCGCCGAGGCGCCGCCCTTCCACCCCTGA
- a CDS encoding MBL fold metallo-hydrolase — MKIVSRERWFEVQRRDLGISLIHEPYIRPFYRCNLWHVRGSARDLLIDSGSGLVSLREQLPWLTERPLLAVASHTHFDHIAGHHEFPERLVHPAEADILAAPTAASTLAADCVGDAMFEAHPDCPLCYAEYRVKAAPATRLIEEGDVLDLGDRVLEVLHTPGHSPGGISLWEKATQTLFSGDILYDGPLVENAYHSNLEDYARSLLRLRDLPVRIVRGGHFPSFSGERMVELIDRWLREHPGLR, encoded by the coding sequence ATGAAGATCGTCAGCCGTGAACGCTGGTTCGAGGTGCAACGGCGCGACCTTGGCATCAGCCTGATCCACGAGCCCTATATCCGGCCCTTCTACCGCTGCAACCTGTGGCATGTGCGGGGCAGCGCGCGCGACCTGCTGATCGACTCCGGCTCCGGCCTGGTCAGCCTGCGCGAGCAGTTGCCCTGGTTGACGGAGAGGCCCTTGCTGGCGGTGGCCAGCCATACCCACTTCGACCATATCGCCGGTCACCACGAATTCCCCGAACGCCTGGTGCACCCGGCCGAAGCCGACATCCTCGCCGCGCCAACCGCCGCCAGCACCCTGGCGGCGGACTGTGTCGGCGACGCGATGTTCGAGGCCCACCCGGACTGCCCGCTGTGCTACGCCGAATACCGGGTCAAGGCGGCGCCGGCAACGCGGCTGATCGAGGAAGGCGATGTGCTGGACCTGGGCGACCGGGTGCTGGAGGTGCTGCATACCCCGGGCCATTCGCCGGGGGGCATCAGTTTGTGGGAGAAGGCGACGCAGACGCTGTTTTCCGGCGACATCCTCTATGACGGCCCACTGGTGGAAAACGCCTACCACTCCAACCTGGAGGATTACGCCCGTAGCCTGCTACGCCTGCGCGACCTGCCGGTGCGAATCGTGCGTGGCGGGCACTTCCCGAGCTTTTCCGGCGAGCGCATGGTCGAGCTGATCGACCGCTGGCTGCGGGAACATCCGGGGCTGCGTTAG
- a CDS encoding PA1414 family protein: MIAKLLNALEDLLVAWGLLERPQPVPIPSSPPRSPQAPRKRR; encoded by the coding sequence ATGATCGCCAAGCTGCTTAACGCTCTTGAAGACCTGCTGGTCGCCTGGGGGCTGCTCGAACGGCCCCAGCCCGTCCCGATCCCCAGCAGCCCGCCGCGCAGCCCGCAAGCGCCGCGCAAACGCCGCTAG